Within the Bacteroidia bacterium genome, the region ACTTTCTTTAGCGCAATGGCATCAAATGATTAACACTAATTTAAACGGAACATTTTACGTAACATCTTCCATTGTTCCTTTAATGAAAAAAAATACAAACCCTTGCCACATTATTAACATTGGTTCTATTTTAGGAAAAACAACAAATTCAGATAGTGCTGCCTATTCTGCTACGAAATATGCAATGCAAGGTTTTAGCGAATCTTTATTTAAAGAGTTGCGCGCCTATACTATTAAAGTAACTTGTATGAATCCGGGAAGTATTGATACACATTTCTTTGAGGACTCAGGTATAAAACCGCATCACAATATGTTGCAACCTGATGACATTGCGGCATTAGCTATTCATATTTTAGAAACACCAGATAATTTATTGGTAGATGAAATAACGCTAAGACCTTTAAATCCAAAACCAGAGAAGCACTAACCAAAATAATAAAATGAGTACCATTAGCATTAAAAGAATTTACGAAGAAGCTTCAGCAGATGACGGTTACAGAATCTTAATAGATCGGCTTTGGCCAAGAGGGATAAGCAAAGAAAAAGCAAAATTAGATGAATGGAACAAAGATATTGCACCTTCAACCGAATTGCGAAAATGGTTTGACCACACGGAAGAGCGATTTGAAGAATTTGTTAAGCGTTATAAAAAGGAACTAACCAAAAATAAAGTAGATTTAGAGCGCTTAAAAATAATTACAAAACAAAAGAACGTAAGTCTTTTATATAGTGCCAAAAAC harbors:
- a CDS encoding SDR family NAD(P)-dependent oxidoreductase; the protein is MNISQKIAIVTGASSGLGAAFASILIEKGAKVYGLARNLDKLNAIQKQLGDQFIPISIDISDQKLIATWVANTFSDSTLPDILINNAGVGYFSKIEELSLAQWHQMINTNLNGTFYVTSSIVPLMKKNTNPCHIINIGSILGKTTNSDSAAYSATKYAMQGFSESLFKELRAYTIKVTCMNPGSIDTHFFEDSGIKPHHNMLQPDDIAALAIHILETPDNLLVDEITLRPLNPKPEKH
- a CDS encoding DUF488 domain-containing protein: MSTISIKRIYEEASADDGYRILIDRLWPRGISKEKAKLDEWNKDIAPSTELRKWFDHTEERFEEFVKRYKKELTKNKVDLERLKIITKQKNVSLLYSAKNEKCNQAVVLQQVLKSM